The genome window CCAAATCAGGCAAGCTCATCGATCAGAGGAGCTCAGGAAATATCTGGTGTTTTGTTGTCAGGCTGATAATAACATTGCAGTTGTGAATGGGCTGCTGCAGGCCTGATCATGGACACCTGCAGGGTTtgtttaattgcatttaatgACAAATCCTATACAGAGGAGCATTGCCAGAGAGATTTATTATCCGCCAAAGAGGCAAAGCACAACAGCTCAAAATATAATTTGCACTGAGCATTTTTCCCCCTGCCTCTCTTTAAAGCACGGTAATAAATGACAAATCGGGTAAAGTGGGAGACATGGGGTTGGGGAGGAGGTGGGGGGCAGAGGACAGAGATTGAAACCAAAGGAAATAACAACAATAAGGCCACATTGTTCTCTTTGCCCTCCCTGTGGTCTGGTGTAGAGGAAATACTGTTTGTTTAATTTACAGCCTGGAAGTGCAGCTGGGGATCTCTCTGTGATGAGCCTGGCAGAGATAGCTGGAGGCCAAGAGTCCCCACTCTTTCCAGACAGGCTTTTTCCCCCTGTTCTGCAGCTAAGTTTAGCTGCCATCCATAGAAACAATTACTGAGGAgcctcccagtgctggggagaggggcGAGGtccagctgccaccagcacaaGGAGCCACATCCCTGAAATCTCTGGGACAAACCTGAAGTGGCAGATCCCTTCCTGACAAATATCACACGGAGAAATACGGCCCCACAGAGACAGTCTAGACAAAAACCTCACACGCCTCCGAGGCTGCGATTTATGTTTCCTGCTGAACACCTCGCTCTGAACAGGGAATGTCTGGCTGTGAAACCAAGAGAGGAGCTCTTGCTCACACGTCTCCTGTCTTGATTTTTACCAGTCTAGCAATGATTTGTGGTAAATCCCTTCGTGGAGCTGTGTGCCAGAACAAGGACTGAAAAGTGTCCTTGTCACCTGGAATTCCAGTCCAGCTCAGCGCCTCCCAAGCTGTCTTCTCTTTCAAATTCATTCTTCTTTACAATTCATCCTCTCTTCCAGTTATCTTGGGCTGAAGACTGAAATGgcctgaatttttatttctaaatattgtCTCACTCCCCAGATGTTTTCACTGCAAACTCACCACTGTTCCACTTGATATTCAgattagaatcacagaatacccTGCCTTGTAAGGGACTGACAAGGATCAtcccagtccagctcctggttAAATTTTACCTGGGAGGTTTGGGGTGACAGCAGTTTTATACAAGAACACATCCCCCCCAGCAGTTGGCTCTGTCCTTACACAAACACGGTGTTGGGTAACACCTGGACCCGTTTTTATCTGATTTCCTGGACAATGGCAGTATCACTAATGCTCCCTGTTAAATAAGACCACCTGGACATCTCCTGCTATCAGCCCCAGCTATCACAAACACCTCTGCTACCTAGGCCAGCACAAAGGGCTGTTATCTCGAGCAGCACAAGTCCCCAGACTGAAACACCCATCTGGAGATAGAATAAAGTGTCCATAAAAGCACATGTGTTataaaaaaggagagggagggagggatgggaccGCTCCCCACGAGCTCCCacagggcacagcccctgcaaacccaaaccctctcctgctgctgcactctTCATCCTCCCgtggaaggagcagctgaggaatggctttatctctttctcttttcccccacCCATAACAGTTGGGTGAAGATGGGAAGAGGCTGTTCCCTGCCTGATTTCAGTGGCTGAGGTGAGTAAAGCTCTGCTGGACAAGGAATAAAGTCAGATCCTTTCCATGGGTGTGAGCCAGCACTGTCCTTCCACATCTCATCCATGTGAGGGATTAACAGAGAAAACCTGGgcagtgaaagaaaagctggacCTGAACCAAAGATTGCTCATcaacaaatccagaaaaaggGAGCAGCAaaaagggtttgttttccttgcttaAATCAGCCTCTCAGCGGGATTCCAGGAAACTCGGCACTATCATTATCTTTCTCTTTGCACAGTCCTTCTCTCCCGTGTTCCCCAGCATATGTTGCATTTGCTTATTGTAGTCAGACTCGTACACAACTGGGAGACAGACAGCTTGGCAGAGCTCTCCTAGAGAAGTTTATCACAGGGTAAGGCAGGAGGAGCCCCTGCTGAGCCCTGATGTCCCTGTAGAGTCTCCAGAGTGAGAAAATGGAGCAGAAACTCACGGGAACAGCACAAATTGGAGGGATGATTACAGGGAGATTTGATGTGGTCTCAGGAGGAACGCTGCAAAGGGCAGCATCCATCCCTGAAGGAGAGACAGGAACAAGGATTACAGGATGAGAAGAACTGAGGAAGGATGCTGGGAGAAGACGTGCGGGAGGACGTCCCTGAGGAGGaagtgctgctctcctggcctGGCTCTGTGTGGAAGACTAgtgattttgttgttgtgtttgtAAAGGTGACAACAAATCATAGCCTGCCATACAGCCCAGGCTGCCACGGCCTGGGTGTGTGAGTGTTTTGGGTGCTGGAGCTCTTGTCATGGCTTACGCTGCTCCTCAGTCCAAATGTCCCCCAGTTCCTTCTTCGGCCCCATTTATACCCTGAGTGTGATGTCCTGTGGTCTGGAACATCCCTGGGGTCAGCTGGGCTCAGtcccaggcacccccagcccctccccagcatGGCCAGACGAGGCCACTCACTTGGCTCTGAGTGAGCCCAGCAAGAACAGAAACATCTCTGAGTtaccagccctgtgccagcacaaacccaaacacagccccagagcagccactgagaaggaaattcactctgtcccagctgaaagcagcacaggacCCAAGGAACCTGCCCCAAACACACCAGAGCAGGGTCAGGGCacttggacactgccaggaccTCCATGCCTGGCAGGGCTTGTTTGGAGAGTTCAGCCCATTGCTTCCAACAGGGCCTTAAAATATAAAGAGCAAATTTTCAACACCATTCAGAGCCTCCATTCTCAAAGGTATTTAGGTGTGAAAATGAAACTCCTGAATCCTGCCGAGGCCAGTGGTAAAAGTactaaaatatctttaataatTTGGGTTGTTCATGCTGTCCagcacttttctccttttccttttttttattttaatttaccaGGCTCAGCACTGCCCACATCACTGGTACTGTGGCAGATGTGATTTAGGAATCACAcgatggtttgggctggaagggatcttaaagcccatcccagttccacccctgccatgggcaaggactccttcccctgtcccaggctgctccaagccctgtccagcctggccttggacactgccagggatccaggggcagccacaaatCTGTTGCCAGAACAGTTTTAAACCTGTACAAATTGCTGTCATTTGATGGTGCCTGAAAGAAAAGATTCAGGTTTCATAAACCACAACGTCTCTCTCTCCCCGTCTTTTACTTCCCCACTGACAGATTAAATCCACACAAAATTCCGAGGGCAGCAGTGCAGCCATTAATGCTGCAATGGCCAGGCTGGTGTCTGATGTAAATGAAACTTTGATTTAGTGTTCCCCCAGAAGCCTCCCCAGCGTGTTCATCCTCTGCAGGCTGATCAAAATCCTCCCTCCCAGGTACCCGCGGCCTCGTGGCCCACataagcacagaaaataatgtcATCAGAGCCCTGCTGATGGAGGCAGTTACAGGACAAAGGCCCTGCAGCAAGGTGGGGATTGGGTCATCGTTCCTGCTAATGTCAGGGTGCCATTTCTCCCTATTTTTAGAATTGTTCCCTTTGTACAGCAAATTGCTTAACTATAGAGACAATCTGGTGTTCGCTGGCTTTGGGAGCAGGGACCCATCTTCCCTGGCTTCAGGAAATCACACAAACCACTGAAAGCTGGAGATGGATAAAACCTGGGAACACAGGAGCCTGCAAACCTCAATTTACACTGAAAAACccgaggagctgctgcagccctgactGAGCACAAAGGAAGTTTCTGCAGGTTTCTAAATTATCCACTCTGCTTCAGAAGGAAGAATAAATCAGTACTGACTCTGCTCCTCAATTATTTTGATGCTTTTGGAACTCTTAGCACAGCTCCAAACTTCATTGCATTTTGAGGGAAGAGATGGGGAGCAATGGATTAGGAATTCTGGAGCCTTTCACATTGAGGATGTTCCAAAccatccatcccagcccttTGTTATTCTCCACCTTGTACATCGTGGTTGTCCCAGACACCTCAGCATGGATTGAGGCTCTTTGGCTTCAAAGCAGAGCAAACACGAGCTGTAAATTCCAACTTTGCAGCCTAAATAAGCCAGACAGAGAGAGAACAGTTATTGTTCCTGTGTTATTGGCAGGGAATTGAGACACAGGAAGATAAAATGACTGGCCCAAGGTCAGCAAAGGAGCCTCCTGTAAAGGTGAGGGCTCAGCCTGGATTTCTGAAGTCTCTGCCCAGTACTTCAGCCATCCATTCACTTGCTCTTTAAGTACCCTGtcattatttctgtgaaggaaattatgctcctcctgcagcagccagcaccgTGTAATTCAGCTTGTCTGAAAGGGAATATGAAATGGCAGTTTCACAAAAAATTAACCCTCCTGCCACGCAGCCTGGCAGCCCTGTCACAACGTCTCATTTTTTATCTGCTCTTCCTCCCATGGGGATTTAACTCCCCTCTTATTCCCAGAACTCTGGCTGGGGCTCTTTCTGTGTTATCCCAAAAACCCTACACAGGTGTTCCCTGTGGGGGACTGGAGGGGAGGAATGAGGGGGTTTGAGCCCCCATTCCTGCCCAGATGTGGGGATTCACCCaccttcctgagctgctgctggcacggggaggagcaggagctcagcaggagcagccacacGTCCCTGACACCCTCAGAGGGATGGCACACATCCTTTGTTCCCAGCTGTGGAAGTGGGAGCTGTCCAGGAAAGAGCTCCAGCTttggaacagcctgggagagctgggggggctcagctggagaggagaaggatccagggagagctcagagccccctcAGGGcctgaggagctccaggagagctggagagggacaagggatggagggacaggacacagggaatggctcccagtgccagagggcagggatggatgggatattgggaaggaattcctggctgggagggggacaggtcctggcacaggtgcccagagcagctggggctgtccctggatccctgcagtgcccagggccaggctggacagggctgggagccccGGCCCATAAAGGCTGGGGGTGAGGTGATGAGGCTCCAGCACATCCCACGTCCAGGGATCTGCAGGGAGAGGTTCCTGTGACACTTCTGCTCTTTATTCTCTCATTACTGAGAAATTTCTTATTAATGGAAAAACCATTTCCATCAGCTGCACTTTACCCCACAATGTCTCTGAGCCCACCCAGGAACGGGGGCGGGCTCTGAGGTGGATTTGGGACCTAAAAACCTGTGTGGTGTTCTGGTGAATTCCTAATGGATTCTATGGAGGGGAAATTAATAGGAAGCTTTGCTTAATAGATACTTCAGATAAAAGAGCGAGTGCATCTGGTCACCATGGCAACACGAGAGCCAGCGGGGAGAGGAAATGTCACCGTGTCTGTGCCTTGACCTGCAGCACAAacagcctgggagctgggggtttgcactgcctgctcccagaggggccagggacagggacacggcaCTCCCGGGCTGGATAGCCACAGCTCAGGAACAGCCAGACACACCCAGAGGGTTCACCGCGCTCAGATGGAACTCGTGGGGCTTTTTCTGGGTGAAAACATGATGAACTCGTGGCCAGAGTTGTGtgttcccccagccctgagggagaggttggacttggtgatcctggagggcttttccagcctgaaggATTCCCCGGTTCCTCCTGTCCTGATGTGCAGGGAGCTGCCCttgcacagcacacacacccCGGAGATGTTTGAGGAACCTTTGCCCCTTTTCTTCTCAAACACCAAGTCACTGtggcacagaattccagaaAGTTTTGAACTGGAGTAACCTgaaatcccacccagtgccacccctgccatggctgggacaccttcacagtcccaggctgctccaagctccatccggcctggccttgggcactgcagggactgCCAGAACCGCTCTGGGaaatccatcccagccccacagggaaCAATCCCCGGGCACAGACCTCGTGTGGGAACTCTGCCATGGATCtctggctccaggagcagctgctgctcctggggactttcagaagctgctgaagtGAAATcgggctcctgctgcctgttATGCAAAAGCAGTTTCTTAGCAACAAAAGTGATATTCTGTGTGAAGGCAACAGGCATCAGTGGGATAATCCACTGTAATTCCAGACAAGACCTAAAACGGGTGGATGGACTGAATAATAATCATGACagacagaataataataatggaaataatGAGACTAAGCTTATTTCCCTGGGTAGGAGAAACCcagctataaataaaatacaatggGAGAAACCCTGTGCCAGTTTTCTGTATAAAGATTAGGGACACTTAAACTCAATTTATGCCCTAAAAATAGACTTTGGTGAGTAAAGCTTTGCTCATCTAAGTGGAGCTATttattgcttgtttttcctctctccgGCAGGTATTGTCACTCAGGGATGGAGCCAGCTGGACATAATGTCCCGTGGGGGGAACTGGAGagaataaatctgttttcactGGTGGGGACGAGGCTTTGCCACTTCCAGGGCAGGAAACTCCTACTTTAAAACGCACCACCCGACCTGTGCAGGGCCGTGGGCTGGGCTGCGTTACAGCCCAGGACATTATGACTTCATGAAACCTGCAATTAAACCGCGTCAAATTAATGATGTGCAGCCGCTGTGTTTTGAAGTGCCAAAACATCAAAGAATTGAAGAGCAATGAAAGCGCTGTGAAAGCAGCACGCGCCTGGACAGTGCCTGGTCCGCGCGGGGCGCTCTGGGAAGCGCAGTCCCGGCGCTGGTGAAGCCCCGTTAGCGGCGCTACCGCAGCGGGGCGCGAGGACTACACTGCCCAGCATGCCCCGCGCGGAGAGGGTGCACATCCTTCGCGCCTCTCCCCCCACCCGCTCTGCCTTCTGGGAAACAGAGTGCGCGCGCTGCGGCGCGGGGCGAGCAGCGCCGCTCCCGGGACTACAGTTCCCATCATGCACCGCACGTCCCGCTCCGCCCCGCGCGGCGCCATTTTGTTCCGCGGCGCAGCCTGAGATGGCGGTCGGGCCCGGACGGTGAAGGTCCCGCCGCGCTGAGGGCAGGGGGGTCtcgccgccccccgcccgccccgcgccgcgCTGGGGctgcgccgccgccgccggtCCATGGCCTGGAGGCGGCTGCTGGCGCCATGGACCTGCGCACGGCCGTGTACAATGCGGCCCGTGACGGGAAGCTGAAGCTGCTACAGAAGCTGCTGGGCAGCCGCAGCCGGGAGGAGCTGGAGGCGCTGACGGCGGGGcccggcggcgggggcggccccggggccgGCAGCACCCCGCTGCTGATCGCGGCCCGGCACGGACACCTGGAGGTGGTGGAGTACCTGCTGGATCACTGCGGGGCTCGCGTGGAGGAGGGCGGCTCCGTCAGCTTCGACGGCGAGACCATCGAGGGGGCCCCGCCGCTGTGGGCGGCCTCGGCCGCCGGGCACCTGGGCGTGGTGCGGAGCCTGCTGGACCACGGCGCCTCGGTGAACCAGACCACGCTGACCAACTCCACCCCGCTGCGGGCCGCCTGCTTCGATGGGCACCTGGAGATCGTGCGGTACCTGGTGGGCGAGCGCGGGGCCGACCTGGAGGTGGCCAACAGGCACGGCCACACGTGCTTGATGATTTCCTGCTACAAAGGGCACCGGGAGATCGCCCGGTACTTGCTGGAGAAAGGGGCCGATGTGAACCGGCGCAGCGTGAAGGGAAACACGGCCTTGCACGACTGCGCCGAGTCGGGCAGCCTGGagatcctgcagctcctgctccgcTCCAAGGCCCGCATGGAGAAGGACGGCTATGGCATGACCCCTCTGCTCGCTGCCAGTGTCACCGGCCACACCAACATCGTGGAGTACCTGATCCAgggggggctgcagcaggatgagGCTGCGGGGAGCCAGAGTGGGACCTGTGCCTCAGGCGGGAGCCATCAGAGGGGCTGTACTGAAGAGGGCTGTGAGGGATGTGGTGCTTCAGCTTCCAGTCACGACGAGGTCCCGAGCGTGTTCTGCACTCGAGAGGCTGCTGTGGAAgcgctggagctgctgggtgccACGTTTGTGGACAAGAAACGAGACCTGTTGGGAGCGCACAAGTACTGGCGCAGGGCGATGGAGCTGCGCTGCGAGGGGGGGAAGTACCTGCCTAAGCCCGAGCCCCGGCAGCTGGTGCTGGCCTACGACTATTCACGGGAGGTGAGCtctctggaggagctggaagcccTGATCACGGACCCCGACGAGATGCGCATGCAGGCGCTGCTGATCCGGGAGCGCATCCTGGGCCCTTCCCACCCCGACACCTCCTACTACATCCGTTACCGCGGGGCCGTCTACGCCGACTCCGGCAACTTCGAGCGCTGCATTAACCTGTGGAAGTACGCCCTGGACATGCAGCAAGGCAACCTGGAGCCCCTCAGCCCCATGACCGCcagcagttttctttcctttgccgAGCTTTACTCCTACGTGCTCCAGGACCGTTCCAAAGGCACTTTAGCCACCCACCTGGGCTTCTCCGACCTCATCGGGGTGCTGAGCAAAGGGGTTCGGGAGGTGGAGAGGGCCCTGGTGCACGGCAAGGACCCCGTGGCCGACTCAGCGCAGTTCACCAAGACGTTGGCCATCATCCTGCACctggttttcctgctggagaaggTGGAGTGCACCCCGGAGCAGGAGCACCAGAAGCGCCAGACCATCTACCGCCTGCTCAAGTGCAGCCCCCGCGCCAAGAACGGCTTCACGCTCCTGCACATGGCCGTGGACAAAGACACCACGACGGTGGGGCGTTACCCCGTGGGCAAATTCCCGTCGCTGCACGTGGTGAACTTGCTGCTGGAGTGCGGGGCAGACCCGGACAGCCGGGACTATGACAACAACACCCCCCTGCACGTGGCTGCCCGCAACAACTGCCCGCTGATCATGAGCGCCCTGATGGAGGCCGGGGCGCACATGGACGCCACCAACGCCTTCAAGCAG of Parus major isolate Abel chromosome 28, Parus_major1.1, whole genome shotgun sequence contains these proteins:
- the FEM1A gene encoding protein fem-1 homolog A yields the protein MDLRTAVYNAARDGKLKLLQKLLGSRSREELEALTAGPGGGGGPGAGSTPLLIAARHGHLEVVEYLLDHCGARVEEGGSVSFDGETIEGAPPLWAASAAGHLGVVRSLLDHGASVNQTTLTNSTPLRAACFDGHLEIVRYLVGERGADLEVANRHGHTCLMISCYKGHREIARYLLEKGADVNRRSVKGNTALHDCAESGSLEILQLLLRSKARMEKDGYGMTPLLAASVTGHTNIVEYLIQGGLQQDEAAGSQSGTCASGGSHQRGCTEEGCEGCGASASSHDEVPSVFCTREAAVEALELLGATFVDKKRDLLGAHKYWRRAMELRCEGGKYLPKPEPRQLVLAYDYSREVSSLEELEALITDPDEMRMQALLIRERILGPSHPDTSYYIRYRGAVYADSGNFERCINLWKYALDMQQGNLEPLSPMTASSFLSFAELYSYVLQDRSKGTLATHLGFSDLIGVLSKGVREVERALVHGKDPVADSAQFTKTLAIILHLVFLLEKVECTPEQEHQKRQTIYRLLKCSPRAKNGFTLLHMAVDKDTTTVGRYPVGKFPSLHVVNLLLECGADPDSRDYDNNTPLHVAARNNCPLIMSALMEAGAHMDATNAFKQTAYELLDEKLLTKSTMQPFNYITLQCLAARALDKHKIPYKGFIPEELEAFIELH